The following are from one region of the Carassius auratus strain Wakin chromosome 13, ASM336829v1, whole genome shotgun sequence genome:
- the LOC113112947 gene encoding interferon-induced protein with tetratricopeptide repeats 1-like: protein MSEDKLKLLSCHFTWDLQKEDADLNFLEVKVRERLAVKCECGGKLKQREFNFLAFIKHLQGFNDEALKNLQLAKKEHPDNDSNVIVTYGNLAWVHRLMGNVTEAETYTEKVHEILRAFPAPSPAELHREVQSEKAWSLLKFSRKTYIRAKESFLEALQKEPDDKEWNTGFAFSLFRLEGLKIGQYKRVRFEESPAVLQLKKALNLDPENAMIHVYLGLKCYKNTKNGNNAEAWQYMTQALAMAPDNLSVVLHVAKFMKKEQCYDKALKVLLEMLKKAPDSSRLHHEIANNYRWKAMQMNDVHNPELLGLCIHHLEKGTTLNPGYIYPQLELALRYAEQKEMAKAEQKFTELFALPDLKPADRQAWHRMYGDFKQYRLGSERAAVEHYKQGMMLGRVSSEWMACRNRLRKVLQHDRRDTYEIRMFFHSFKTENQDD, encoded by the coding sequence TGTCTGAGGACAAACTTAAACTGTTGTCCTGCCACTTTACTTGGGACTTGCAAAAGGAAGATGCTGACCTTAACTTTCTCGAAGTGAAAGTTCGTGAGAGACTGGCAGTGAAGTGCGAGTGTGGAGGAAAACTGAAACAAAGAGAATTCAACTTTTTGGCCTTTATTAAGCATTTACAAGGATTTAACGATGAGGCGCTTAAGAACCTGCAACTAGCAAAGAAGGAACATCCGGACAATGACAGCAATGTGATTGTGACGTATGGAAACTTGGCCTGGGTGCACCGTCTCATGGGAAATGTGACGGAGGCTGAGACTTACACAGAGAAAGTGCATGAAATCCTTAGAGCTTTCCCTGCTCCGTCTCCAGCAGAGCTTCACAGAGAAGTTCAGAGCGAAAAAGCCTGGTCGCTTCTCAAGTTTTCTAGAAAGACCTACATCAGGGCCAAGGAGAGTTTCCTTGAAGCTTTACAGAAAGAGCCGGATGACAAGGAATGGAACACAGGCTTTGCCTTTTCTCTGTTCCGTCTGGAGGGACTGAAGATTGGTCAGTACAAGCGTGTACGGTTTGAAGAGTCTCCTGCTGTGCTCCAGTTGAAGAAAGCTCTGAACCTGGACCCGGAGAATGCAATGATCCATGTGTATCTGGGGCTTAAGTGTTACAAGAACACAAAGAACGGAAATAACGCAGAAGCATGGCAATACATGACGCAAGCGCTCGCCATGGCTCCAGATAACCTCAGCGTTGTTCTGCATGTTGCAAAGTTCATGAAGAAAGAGCAGTGTTATGACAAGGCCCTGAAAGTGTTGCTGGAAATGCTGAAGAAAGCACCCGACTCGTCTCGTTTACATCATGAGATTGCCAACAACTACCGCTGGAAAGCCATGCAGATGAATGACGTACACAATCCGGAGCTGCTGGGCCTTTGCATTCACCACTTAGAGAAGGGTACCACTTTAAACCCAGGCTACATATACCCACAGCTGGAGTTAGCACTGAGGTATGCAGAGCAAAAGGAGATGGCTAAAGCAGAGCAGAAGTTCACCGAGCTGTTTGCCCTCCCTGACCTGAAGCCAGCTGACCGTCAAGCCTGGCATCGCATGTATGGGGATTTCAAGCAGTACAGGTTGGGCTCAGAGAGAGCTGCGGTGGAGCATTATAAACAAGGAATGATGCTGGGGCGAGTGTCCAGCGAATGGATGGCATGCAGAAACAGACTGAGGAAAGTCCTTCAGCATGACAGACGGGACACATATGAGATCCGGATGTTCTTTCATTCCTTTAAAACAGAGAACCAAGATGATTAA